AAATTCAGTGACGTTCATATTCATCCACCTTTCAGTTAGATTAATTCAAGTTTAACAAATCTTCCTGAATTTTGTATGATAAGAAAGGAAGATTACTAAGTGGGAGATGTGATATTTTGAAAAGTCTAGCTGTATTTTGTGGATCAAGCAAAGGTGCATCTGCTGTGTATGTAGATGAGGCTAAAAAACTGGGTGCGGAATTGGCAAAACGTAATATTACCCTTGTCTACGGGGGCTCAAGTGTAGGAATCATGGGCGCAGTTGCAGATTCCGTTCTGGAAGCAGGCGGAAAAGTAGTTGGAGTCATGCCAGATTTTCTAGAAAAAAAGGAAATAGCGCATAAGAACTTAACTGAATTGATCGTCGTGGAATCCATGCATGAAAGAAAAGCAAAAATGGCTGAGCTTGCAGATGGGTTCATGGCTTTGCCAGGCGGGCCAGGAACATTGGAAGAATTCTTTGAGATTTTCACTTGGGCTCAGCTCGGACTTCACCAAAAACCTTGCGGACTCTTGAATATCAATCACTATTATGATCCTTTGGTCGCTTTATTCAATCATATGTCCGACGAACAGTTCCTGCATGAAAAATTCCGTTCCATGGCGCTGGTAGATGTTGAACCAAATGGACTTCTTGATCAATTTAATACATATGAACCGCCAAGCGTAAAAACTTTCATTACCGAAAAACAAACCTGATCATAAAAAACAGCCGGCCAAGATCAATAATGACCTTGGCCGGTTGTGATAAACTGCTGCGCACTGATGTGCTAATTGAATATCAGGTTTAAATAATCTCCATGCCCTTTACTAAGTTGCACTTCATGTTCGGATGAAATCCAGAAGAAATGAAATGTCAGCCCCTCTTCATCTCCTCCACCCGTTGGTTGATGGTCCCATTCATCAGGAACATCGTATACATGTATTTGGTAAAAATATCTACTATGTACGGCACCGTCGGCGTTCTCCCAAAAATCTTCTGCAATTAATTTCTGCACATGAAAATTTTCCAGACCTGTTTCTTCTTTCATTTCCCTAATCACTGCTTGGCAAGCATCTTCTTGAGGCCTCACTGTTCCCTTGGGTATCTGTATGCCCGCTTCCTTAATGGGATGTTGAAAAACCAATACCTGTGTTTCTCCATTATTGATTCTCGTCACATACCCGTAAGCTTTTTTTATCGGCATAACCATCATTCCCCCGTTATTGCACATGTTAGATCAATCACCAAAAGCAAATATGAGCTCTGTCTCGCATACAGTTTCTCCATCGACAGTAGCCCTTCCTTTTCCTTTACCGATGGGACCTTTCAAGCGAGTAATCTCTACTTCTAAACGTAACTGGTCCCCTGGCCTTACTTGCTTTTTAAAACGACATCCATCGATTCCAGCCAAAAGCCCGATCCGCCCTTTATTTTCTTCTATTGTAAGCATGACAACAGCACTTACCTGTGCTAAAGCTTCAACGATCAATACGCCTGGCATCACTGGATAATTTGGAAAATGGCCAGTAAAAAACTCTTCATTTGCTGAAACATTTTTAATGGCCACCGCTCTCTTTCCTTCTTCCAATTCCAGTACTCTATCAACTAAAAGAAATGGATAGCGATGTCTGATAATATCTTTGATTTCTTGGATATCAATCAATATTAGGTCCCCCATTGCAATGGATTGTTTTCCCTTTATTTTACCATCCAACAACATGATGTGGATATTTTTGTATTTATCACACTGCACTTCGTTCAACAAAAAAAGGCTGCCTGAGCAACCTGTTTTTTGATTCCGCCTACAAATCCTTTGATCTTTTTTCCTTCGCTTTTGTTAACGGGGATAGAATCATTTGTTCACACCTCTCATAGCCCCCTAATAATTTATGAATCAGGCTTATTTTAGGAACAACAACGTAAACCGCCAAGCCTGAAATGGTGCTCAGGATAGCTCCTGCCAGCACATCCGCTGGAAAGTGGACACCTACCCAAATACGGGAAATGCCAACAAGGAAAGCCAGCATGATCCATAACAGCCACCATCCTCTTTTGAAAAGCCAAAAGGATACACAAAAAGAGAAAAACAAGATGGTGTGATCGCTTGGAAATGAATTATCCACTGCCTTCTCAATCAACTTATTAACATTGGTCAATTCAGCAAATGGCTGATTGTTTGAATGCAATTTCCCGGCCATTTTCCCCATCATTTCTGCTATTACAAATGTAATCATCCCACAAACAATCATCATTCTACTCTGCTCATTTCGAGTGAACCATATTACGATGACAGCTAATGCTAAGAAAAAAACCATATACTCGGCAATGAAAATGGCAGAAGGGTTTAAATAATCATATTGTTTCCCTAGGTCATTAATCATTCTAAATACATTGATATTCAGCTCAAAAAAATCCATTCCTTACCCAACCTTCCTCTTTTTCTTACATATTAAAGAGAAAGGAAGTATATCTCCATCGTTCTTCCTAACAGTTTGATCCATTATCTAACAATTTTGTCACATGGTTGCACCATATCTATATAAAAAAGACATGATACGACTTTATAAACTTTAATGGAGTTATACCTAATCGTTCAATTTTTATTCATTTAAAGGTTTTATTAACGTTGAATAGAATTATTAATTGGGATGAATAAACAAAATAGAGGTGATATCTTGCAGATACTAATAATTCGGCATGGTGAGTCAGAAGACGATTTTCTAGAAGAAAATTACGAAGGGACTACTGATTTACCCCTAACCATTAAGGGAGTTGCACAAGTAGAAAAAATGTGCAGACGTGTATCCGAAGAGTTTCCACCAGAATTCATATGGTCGAGTACCTTGCTTCGGGCTAGTGAAACTGCCGAAACTTTATCAACTACTATTAAATGTCCAGTAACATTCCTGGATGATTTACGAGAGATGCAGGATAGGGAGAATCATTTGGATTTTAGATTACGGGCTCAAAGTGTACTTTCTTATATTAGAGAAAACAGTGCAAATTATAAACGAATTGCTATTATATCCCATGGAGGGATGATTACTAAAATTATTGAAAGCTTTCTTCAATTACCACCCGCAATTAATGATGTGTGGTTCAATTCTCATAATACAGGAATACATCTTCTTGAGTATACGGATCATCCATACAAACTAATAAGATTTTTAAATAGTACTACGCATCTGGAATATAGCTAACGATCAGGGCTTTCTTTAGGCAGTCTTTTCTTTATGTGATAACAGGGCAGGATAGTTGAGTACTTGGTATAATATAGTTGTAAATTAAAGGTGATTCAGAGGTAATAGGAATGTATCAATTCGAACACGAGATACAAAGGAAACAAAAGATATTCAAGGGGTACCTAGTTTTATTTATCATGGCTTCCTTGATAAACCTGATTTCATTCTTTATGGATGGAGATATTTTTAGGGGAATGGCCTGTCTCTTTTTTTCTTTGATTGTCTTCCACTATGGTCAACGCCAAAAAGTCTGGGCAGCATTAATTATTAAATTCATAGTTTGGCTGCACTTTATTTTACTGCTGATTACCATTATTTTTTTCACGATAACACAATGGTAGGCTAGATTTTTTAATGGACGCGGCATGTTAATGGAACAATGACCCGAAGGGAAAAACTTAAATCCTAAGGTGGCAAAAAATTGAAATGGGAAAGTGTTGCGTATGGGATTACACTATTCATTGTAGGTATTTCTTTTTGGCTTCAAATGATATGCGTTCTAGTTGTAGTATTGTGCATTAATTTTACTTTATTTAAAATCAAATTCCTTCAGAAATTCGTAACAAAGAAGTGGGCGGGCTTTGTCTGAATTCATTTTTAAATAGACTATTTACAAGCTGTCTTTATGAGGGCTTTTTCTTTATGTAATATACAGGGGAAAAGGCTGACACGCATAAAAAAATGGACGTTTCTGTGCAGCGGTTGAATATGTAAGTCTACTTGTTGATAAAAAAGGGTTTTTATGGAGACCTGTTGAATTCTTAGGTAAGGTTCAACGAAAGGTGGTAACGTATGAAATCAATAAATTCTCCTATTTACCCTAAAGTTAACAATGTTTTCATTCATGTTAAAGATTTAAAAAAATCAGCTGGATGGTATTGTAATCTCCTTGGCATTCCTCATAATAGTGATTCTGTAGAATCGCCGGTTTACAATATTCCTATAGCATATGAAACTGGATTAACGTTAGACGACCATACATTTGATCCTGATTTTAGATACGAACCCTCCAGCCATGTATTGTTTAATTTCTACGTAAATGATGTAGATGAAGCCTATAAATTCATTAAGGGTAATAACATATCTATTGTTAAAGAAATAGAGCGTATTGGGGATTTTGCATACTTTAACTTTCAAGATCCTGATGGTAATGTACTTATGATTTGTAATGGTTAAGGATAAAAGAACTGGTCGGCTTTTATATATAGTTTAGTTTTGGAGGGGTAAATATGCTGCACATTCAGAAAAATTCCGATACTGTCATCATTGTCATTCACGAAATATATGGACTGAACCAACATATGCAGGGTTTTTGTGAGTTATTATCAAAACAGGGTTTTGATGTGATTTGTCCGGATTTGTTAGAACGGGAGACGCCTTTTGATTATTCCCAAGAGGAGGCTGCGTATCGGCATTTTATGGAGAACGTAGGTTTCACGGGCGCTTTACATAAAATAAAGGATATATTATCGGATATTAAAGATGAATACCAAAAGATTTTTATCCTTGGATTCAGTGCAGGGGCAACTGTAGCATGGCTGTGCAGTGAGGAAGAATGTGTCGATGGAATAGTTGGATACTACGGTTCGCGTATTAGGAATTATGCAGAGTTAGCGCCACAATGCCCTGCATTGCTATTTTTCCCACTGGAAGAGCCTTCATTTAATGTGGACGAGTTAATTTCAGCTTTAGAAATACAGAATGTCGAAATTCATAAATTCAATGGAAAACACGGATTCAGCGACCCTTACAGCTCAAACTATCATGCAGAATCAGCACAGAAAGCCGTTAGCAAAATGATGAAATTTTTTATGGATCATGAACTTCGGCCTAATGCCGTTTTGCATTGATCCAATGTATCGAACCCGCATCACTATGGGGATGACAGTCATTTTGAACCTTTTTATACTCTGTTTCCAATTCTTTTAAAGTTAACTTCATCAACTGTTCCAAACTCTTATTTACAGTATGGATCATCAGTTTATAGATCAATGCCTTCCGCCTTTCTTCTACGCCCTTCCTCATTTCTCCCTCTCCTTTTATTCTGATATTATATGAAATGTACCCTTAGACAGGGGGAATGATCGTCGGATTCCTTCTCCCCGATTTTACTTATTTTCATATATTCATTCTCTAAATCGGTTAAGGTCAATTCAAATAGATGTCTGTCATTCTTTTTATAAACCCCCTCGTTAATTAACTTGTTTATCAGGAAGTTTCTTTTTTTCTCAATCGCTTTACGTAATAATATCCCCAAGTTAAATCCTCCTTTTTTATACGTATTGAAAGATAATCTTTCGGGTTGCCCATTCAAAAAAACCGGAGACACCTCTTTACATGAAAGAAAAGTCTCCGGTTTTCCGGTCAATTAACTTATAATTCCTATTTAATTACTAGGTATTGTTATTTTTAATGATACTAACTCTGTAATCCGCAGTCAATAATTTTTTTCCTGCATCTTATTTATTTTTGCTTCGCTTCATGAAATGCTGCTTTCACTTTATCCAACAGGTCTTGATCCGAAATCAATTTATACCCTGTAAGTGCAAGGGCTTTTGCTCCGGTCAGGATGGCTTTGTCTCCAGCAGGAGATTTGGCACAGTCGCGGAATTCATTCGTATGGGCAATCAGCTCATCATGGCCAATTTTTATGTAAGGATGTGCTGTCGGCACTACATGGCTTACATTACCTGCATCCGTCGAACCATAGCCGCTCTCTTTTCGGGGAGCCACCGCTTCCCCTAATTGAGCCAGTTCTTCTTTTAACAGTTCATCCAGGACTGGATTAATGACAAAATCGAGCACTTCATTTTGGAAGCGTTCAACTTTCACGTTACTTCCTGTGGCAAGTGCTGCACCTTCAGCAACAGCACGTATTTTTTTGGACACCTCTTGGCAAAGTTTCCATGTTGTGGCTCTAATGTAAAATCTGGCGGAAGCATATTCAGGAATGATGTTAGGCGCTTCCCCGCCATTGGTGATGATTCCGTGGATTTTGACCTCGGCTGGGAGCTGCTGGCGCAAAGCATTAATGCCATTGAACAGCTGAATCACCGCGTCAAGTGCATTCACGCCTTCTTCAGGTGCAGCTGCTGCATGCGCTGACTTCCCGTAAAAATGAAAATCAAGAGGGTCGACAGCCAAAAACGGACTTGTGACACCCGTTTTCCCGGCAGGATGGATAAGGATGGCCGCATCCACCCCATCAAATAGACCATGCTTCACAAAACTGCCTTTTGCGCTTCCATTCGGCCCGCCCTCTTCTGCCGGTGTTCCGAAAACAATCACCTCTCCGCCCGTTTCCTCCAGCACTTGAGCCAAGGAAATGCCCGCTGCAACACTCGTTGTGCCGATGATATTATGGCCGCAAGCATGACCTAAACCCGGCAATGCATCATACTCGGCTAAAAAGGCAATTGTGGGACCTTTCTTTGAAGAGGTTTTTTTAGCGATGAATCCTGTTTCATGTCCGGCAATATTGCGGGTCACTTCAAATCCTTCATTCCGAAGTATTCCGGTTAATGTATCCGAAGCGAAGAATTCTTGATTCCCAATCTCGGGTTTGGCATGAATGGCCTGACTCGTTTCGATATATAATTTGGAATGAAGGTCGATATGATCTTCAATGATCTGCTGATGCCGCTTCTGCACTAATTCTCTCGCCATATTCGTATCTCCCCTTTTTGGTTTAAGGAGCCGGATAGCCATCTTGAATCCATCCGGCACTTGTTCTCAAGCATTATTTTTCATTTGCTGGTTTTGTCCAAGCATCCTGGTAATTGACTAATTCATCTACAGAAACATAAGCAGGAATGGTGTTTCCTTTAAACGTTTTTTCAATGAACGCTTCCACTTTTTTCGATTGATAAAGCTCCACTAATTTTTGCAGCTCAGGACGATCGGCATTTCCCTTTTTAACTGCAATGATATTAATATATGGTTTCGCCGTTTTACTTTCATGGAATAATGAATCTTTTAAAGTAAGGCCCGCTTCGACGGCAAAGTTATTATTGATGGCTGAAGCATCGGCATCATCCAATAGACGAGGCGTATTGCCGGCAGCAACAGGCTGGATTTTCAATTTTTTCGGATTATCCTTAATGATTTCCAATGATCCCGATCCATTGAATTCCTCTTTCAATGTAATCAATCCGGCTTCCTGAAGAAGGAGCAGTGCACGGCCGAAGTTTGTCGCTTCATTCGGAACGGCAATCGTAGCACCATCCGGAAGATCCTTAAGACTTTTATGTTTTTTCGAATAAAGGCCCATAGGCGCAATGACAGTCGACCCGATGGCTTCTAATTTCAGGTTTTGATCTTGAACGAATTCATCGAAGTAAGCGACTGTTTGGAATGAATTGGCATCGATTTCACCTTCACTTAACGCAAGGTTCGGTTGGATATAATCATTGAAAGTGACCAGTTCGATATTAAGCCCTTCCTCTTTCGCTATATCGACAATGTATTCCCATGTTCTCGTATCCCCGCTGCTGACACCGACTTTCACTGTTTTCACATCATCCGAACCGCCTGATGCACCTTCTTTTTTCCCACATGCTGCAGACACGATGGCCAATGCCAATACGATGATCGTTAATAAGATTTTCTTCATTTCTCCTGCCTCCTGTTATGTTTATCTTCTTCTGATTTTTCTTGAAACGAAATTCCCAGTGGATTGCAATAATTGAACGATGATCACGAGCGCCGCCACTGTGACGATCATCGTCATCGTATCGAACCTTTGATAACCGTAAGCCAAAGCTAGATCTCCGACCCCGCCTGCACCGACGGCACCTGCCATGGCCGTAGAACCAACAAGCCCGATTGTCGCTGTTGTAAATGTAAGGATCAACGAACTAAGTCCCTCGGGAATCAAAAAGCGGTAAATGATTTGCCATGTCGTCGCCCCCATCGCCTGAGCTGCCTCGATGATCCCTTTGTCCACTTCCAACAGGGAGTTCTCCACAAGCCGGGCAATATAAGGAGCCGCGTAAAAGATTAACGGAACAATCGCCGCATTCGTTCCGATTGCACTGCCTACAATCATTCTTGTAAACGGAATAAGTGCTACAAGCAAGATGATGAAAGGAACCGACCGCAATATATTGATGATCGGGTTCAATACATTAAAGACCCATTTATTCTCCAGGATGTGACCCTTTCTTGTAATGACAAGCAGGATACCGAGCGGAAGCCCAATCAATCCGGAAAATACCAATGAGATGGCTACCATATAAAGTGTGTCACCGAAAGCTGTCGACAGCTGATCTGCCGTTATTTCCATTCCCCAAAGCGTATTACCCATTAAATCTGCACCTCCTGGACGAGAATCCCCTCATCTTTAATATATTTATAAGCTTTGTCCACCTCATTTTTGTTCCCGGTCACTTCGATGATCAAATTCCCGAAAGGCGTTTCCTGAATTTCAGAAATATTGGCTGATAAAACACTTAAATGAACATCATATTTCTTCGAGATCGTTGAAAGTAAAGGAGTACCCGAAGTAGTCCCAATAAAATTAATTTTCCAAATAATCGGGATATGGGACCCTATGCTTTTTAGGAAACTTTGTGGGATTTCGTCATGTATGACCGTTCTCACGAAGTTTTTTGCAATATCCGTTTGCGGTTTCGCAAAAACTTCGAAAACCGAACCTTGTTCAACGACGCATCCGCCTTCCATGACTGCTACCTTATTGCAAATTTCCCTAATGACAGACATCTCATGAGTGATTAGCAGAATGGTGATATTGTATTCTTTATTGATTTTCTTTAAGAGCTGCAGAACGGCACTAGTTGTTTGTGGATCCAATGCCGAGGTAGCTTCATCACACAATAAGATCGATGGATTGGTAGCCAATGCTCTCGCAATGCCGATCCGCTGCTTTTGACCGCCGGATAATTGTTCCGGATAACTCTTTGCTTTGCTCGATAAGCCAACGAACTCCAACAGCTCGCCCACCCGCTTTTTGATTTCTTTACCGGGGATTCCCGATAAAATCAACGGCATGGCGATATTATCAAAAACGGTCTTTGAGTTCAGCAAATTGAAATGCTGAAAGATCATCCCGATTTTTTTCTTTTCTGCCCGCAATTCCTTCGGGTTCAATTTGGTTAAATCCTTGCCCCCAACAATCACTGAACCACCTGAAGGATGTTCAAGCAAATTGACCAACCGGATCAACGTACTCTTCCCGGCCCCGCTATAACCGACTACACCGAATATATCCCCCTTTTCCACTGTCAAATTGATGCCCTTCAAAGCCT
This sequence is a window from Brevibacillus sp. JNUCC-41. Protein-coding genes within it:
- a CDS encoding TIGR00730 family Rossman fold protein, producing the protein MKSLAVFCGSSKGASAVYVDEAKKLGAELAKRNITLVYGGSSVGIMGAVADSVLEAGGKVVGVMPDFLEKKEIAHKNLTELIVVESMHERKAKMAELADGFMALPGGPGTLEEFFEIFTWAQLGLHQKPCGLLNINHYYDPLVALFNHMSDEQFLHEKFRSMALVDVEPNGLLDQFNTYEPPSVKTFITEKQT
- a CDS encoding NUDIX hydrolase, producing MPIKKAYGYVTRINNGETQVLVFQHPIKEAGIQIPKGTVRPQEDACQAVIREMKEETGLENFHVQKLIAEDFWENADGAVHSRYFYQIHVYDVPDEWDHQPTGGGDEEGLTFHFFWISSEHEVQLSKGHGDYLNLIFN
- the fabZ gene encoding 3-hydroxyacyl-ACP dehydratase FabZ; its protein translation is MIDIQEIKDIIRHRYPFLLVDRVLELEEGKRAVAIKNVSANEEFFTGHFPNYPVMPGVLIVEALAQVSAVVMLTIEENKGRIGLLAGIDGCRFKKQVRPGDQLRLEVEITRLKGPIGKGKGRATVDGETVCETELIFAFGD
- a CDS encoding undecaprenyl-diphosphatase, which encodes MDFFELNINVFRMINDLGKQYDYLNPSAIFIAEYMVFFLALAVIVIWFTRNEQSRMMIVCGMITFVIAEMMGKMAGKLHSNNQPFAELTNVNKLIEKAVDNSFPSDHTILFFSFCVSFWLFKRGWWLLWIMLAFLVGISRIWVGVHFPADVLAGAILSTISGLAVYVVVPKISLIHKLLGGYERCEQMILSPLTKAKEKRSKDL
- a CDS encoding histidine phosphatase family protein, which encodes MQILIIRHGESEDDFLEENYEGTTDLPLTIKGVAQVEKMCRRVSEEFPPEFIWSSTLLRASETAETLSTTIKCPVTFLDDLREMQDRENHLDFRLRAQSVLSYIRENSANYKRIAIISHGGMITKIIESFLQLPPAINDVWFNSHNTGIHLLEYTDHPYKLIRFLNSTTHLEYS
- a CDS encoding VOC family protein; this encodes MKSINSPIYPKVNNVFIHVKDLKKSAGWYCNLLGIPHNSDSVESPVYNIPIAYETGLTLDDHTFDPDFRYEPSSHVLFNFYVNDVDEAYKFIKGNNISIVKEIERIGDFAYFNFQDPDGNVLMICNG
- a CDS encoding dienelactone hydrolase family protein; amino-acid sequence: MLHIQKNSDTVIIVIHEIYGLNQHMQGFCELLSKQGFDVICPDLLERETPFDYSQEEAAYRHFMENVGFTGALHKIKDILSDIKDEYQKIFILGFSAGATVAWLCSEEECVDGIVGYYGSRIRNYAELAPQCPALLFFPLEEPSFNVDELISALEIQNVEIHKFNGKHGFSDPYSSNYHAESAQKAVSKMMKFFMDHELRPNAVLH
- a CDS encoding Fur-regulated basic protein FbpA, which encodes MRKGVEERRKALIYKLMIHTVNKSLEQLMKLTLKELETEYKKVQNDCHPHSDAGSIHWINAKRH
- a CDS encoding Fur-regulated basic protein FbpA, whose translation is MGILLRKAIEKKRNFLINKLINEGVYKKNDRHLFELTLTDLENEYMKISKIGEKESDDHSPCLRVHFI
- a CDS encoding M20 family metallopeptidase; translated protein: MARELVQKRHQQIIEDHIDLHSKLYIETSQAIHAKPEIGNQEFFASDTLTGILRNEGFEVTRNIAGHETGFIAKKTSSKKGPTIAFLAEYDALPGLGHACGHNIIGTTSVAAGISLAQVLEETGGEVIVFGTPAEEGGPNGSAKGSFVKHGLFDGVDAAILIHPAGKTGVTSPFLAVDPLDFHFYGKSAHAAAAPEEGVNALDAVIQLFNGINALRQQLPAEVKIHGIITNGGEAPNIIPEYASARFYIRATTWKLCQEVSKKIRAVAEGAALATGSNVKVERFQNEVLDFVINPVLDELLKEELAQLGEAVAPRKESGYGSTDAGNVSHVVPTAHPYIKIGHDELIAHTNEFRDCAKSPAGDKAILTGAKALALTGYKLISDQDLLDKVKAAFHEAKQK
- a CDS encoding MetQ/NlpA family ABC transporter substrate-binding protein; amino-acid sequence: MKKILLTIIVLALAIVSAACGKKEGASGGSDDVKTVKVGVSSGDTRTWEYIVDIAKEEGLNIELVTFNDYIQPNLALSEGEIDANSFQTVAYFDEFVQDQNLKLEAIGSTVIAPMGLYSKKHKSLKDLPDGATIAVPNEATNFGRALLLLQEAGLITLKEEFNGSGSLEIIKDNPKKLKIQPVAAGNTPRLLDDADASAINNNFAVEAGLTLKDSLFHESKTAKPYINIIAVKKGNADRPELQKLVELYQSKKVEAFIEKTFKGNTIPAYVSVDELVNYQDAWTKPANEK
- a CDS encoding methionine ABC transporter permease, with amino-acid sequence MEITADQLSTAFGDTLYMVAISLVFSGLIGLPLGILLVITRKGHILENKWVFNVLNPIINILRSVPFIILLVALIPFTRMIVGSAIGTNAAIVPLIFYAAPYIARLVENSLLEVDKGIIEAAQAMGATTWQIIYRFLIPEGLSSLILTFTTATIGLVGSTAMAGAVGAGGVGDLALAYGYQRFDTMTMIVTVAALVIIVQLLQSTGNFVSRKIRRR
- a CDS encoding methionine ABC transporter ATP-binding protein, whose translation is MIEFQHVKKVYQTKKQTVEALKGINLTVEKGDIFGVVGYSGAGKSTLIRLVNLLEHPSGGSVIVGGKDLTKLNPKELRAEKKKIGMIFQHFNLLNSKTVFDNIAMPLILSGIPGKEIKKRVGELLEFVGLSSKAKSYPEQLSGGQKQRIGIARALATNPSILLCDEATSALDPQTTSAVLQLLKKINKEYNITILLITHEMSVIREICNKVAVMEGGCVVEQGSVFEVFAKPQTDIAKNFVRTVIHDEIPQSFLKSIGSHIPIIWKINFIGTTSGTPLLSTISKKYDVHLSVLSANISEIQETPFGNLIIEVTGNKNEVDKAYKYIKDEGILVQEVQI